A window from Triticum aestivum cultivar Chinese Spring chromosome 6D, IWGSC CS RefSeq v2.1, whole genome shotgun sequence encodes these proteins:
- the LOC123140667 gene encoding flavonoid 3',5'-hydroxylase 1, whose amino-acid sequence MQLAALCTDPFVICCTFMCLLLHLALRSLNPNSASGRRLPPGPRGVPVLGALPLVGPAPHSGLLALARKYGPVMYLRMGTCGVVVASSPSAARTFLKALDKRFANRPAVASAEDMSYGCQNMVFANYGPKWKLLRKLSSVHLLGASAVAGWASVRRDEAGRALRAVLEAADAGQPVVVPEMLVCALANIVGQITVSKRVFDAQGDESNTYKEMIKSLLTGTGLFNISDFVPALSWLDLQGVQAKLRRIHIQFDGLVTKWLAEHAATAEDRLREGRLDFVDKLRAINDDEGGETITEVNIKGLITDMFTAGTDTSSIIVEWAMAEMIKSPSIMARAQEEMDRVIGRDRRLEESDIANLPYLQAICKEAMRLHPSTPLSLPHFSFEECEVDGHHVPANTRLIINIWAIGRDPDAWEDPLEFRPERFLSGPAAKIDPMGNNFELIPFGAGRRICAGMLAGMVFVQYFLGMLVHAFEWRLPDGEDKVDMAETFGLALPKTVPLKAVVKPRLVPAAYT is encoded by the exons ATGCAGCTCGCCGCTCTGTGCACCGACCCGTTCGTGATATGCTGCACcttcatgtgcctcttactccatctAGCGCTCCGCTCTCTGAACCCCAACTCGGCCTCCGGCCGCCGGCTTCCACCGGGACCTCGTGGCGTCCCCGTCCTCGGCGCGCTGCCGCTGGTCGGCCCGGCCCCTCACTCCGGTCTCTTGGCGCTGGCGCGCAAGTATGGTCCCGTCATGTACCTGAGGATGGGAACCTGCGGCGTGGTGGTGGCCTCGTCGCCCTCGGCCGCACGGACGTTCCTCAAGGCGCTCGACAAGCGGTTCGCGAACCGGCCGGCGGTGGCCAGCGCGGAGGACATGTCGTACGGGTGCCAGAACATGGTGTTCGCCAACTACGGGCCCAAGTGGAAGCTGTTGCGGAAGCTGTCGAGCGTGCACCTCCTGGGGGCTAGCGCGGTCGCGGGCTGGGCGAGCGTGCGCCGCGACGAGGCCGGGCGCGCGCTGCGTGCCGTCCTGGAGGCCGCGGACGCCGGGCAGCCCGTCGTCGTGCCGGAGATGCTCGTGTGCGCGCTCGCCAACATCGTGGGCCAGATCACCGTGAGCAAGCGGGTGTTCGACGCGCAGGGCGACGAGTCCAACACCTACAAGGAGATGATCAAGTCGCTCCTCACCGGCACCGGCCTCTTCAACATCAGCGACTTCGTGCCGGCGCTCTCGTGGCTGGACCTGCAGGGCGTGCAGGCCAAGCTGCGCCGGATCCACATCCAGTTCGACGGGCTCGTCACCAAGTGGCTGGCGGAGCACGCGGCGACGGCCGAGGACCGTCTCCGGGAGGGCCGCCTGGACTTCGTGGACAAGCTCCGTGCCATCAACGACGACGAGGGGGGCGAGACCATCACCGAGGTCAACATCAAGGGCCTCATCACG GACATGTTCACGGCCGGGACGGACACGTCATCGATCATCGTGGAGTGGGCAATGGCGGAGATGATCAAAAGCCCGTCTATCATGGCACGCGCCCAGGAGGAGATGGACCGTGTCATCGGTCGTGACCGCCGCCTTGAGGAATCTGACATTGCCAACCTCCCCTACCTGCAAGCTATATGCAAAGAGGCCATGCGCCTCCACCCCTCCACGCCGCTCAGCCTCCCGCACTTCTCCTTTGAGGAGTGTGAGGTCGATGGACACCATGTCCCTGCCAACACGCGGCTCATCATCAACATCTGGGCCATCGGCCGGGACCCGGACGCATGGGAGGATCCCTTGGAATTCCGGCCAGAGCGTTTCCTGTCCGGGCCGGCGGCCAAGATCGACCCGATGGGGAACAATTTCGAACTGATCCCGTTTGGCGCCGGTAGAAGGATATGCGCTGGGATGCTGGCCGGAATGGTGTTTGTGCAGTATTTCCTGGGAATGCTGGTGCACGCATTTGAGTGGCGGCTGCCAGACGGAGAGGATAAGGTGGACATGGCTGAGACCTTCGGGCTGGCACTGCCCAAGACCGTCCCGCTCAAGGCCGTCGTCAAGCCGCGGCTTGTGCCGGCCGCATACACATGA
- the LOC542948 gene encoding tricetin 3',4',5'-O-trimethyltransferase-like, with product MGSTADEEACMFALQLGSSSILPMTLKNAIELGLLDTLVAADGKLLSPAELAAKLPSTANPAAPDMVDRMLRLLASYKVVSCTLEEDKDGRLSRRYGAEPVCKFLTPNEEGVSMAPLALMNQDKVLMESWYYLKDAVLDGGIPFNKAYGMSAFEYHGTDPRFNRVFNEGMKNHSIIITKKLLELYKGFNGVGTLVDVGGGIGATVGAITAHYPTIKGINFDLSHVISEAPPFPGVTHVGGDMFQKIPSGDTILMKWILHDWSDEHCATLLKNCYDALPTHGKVMLVECILPVNPEATPKAQGGFHLDMIMLAHNPGGKERYEREFEALAKGAGFGAMKTTYIYANTWVIEFTK from the exons ATGGGCTCCACCGCCGACGAGGAAGCGTGCATGTTCGCTCTCCAGCTCGGCTCATCATCGATCCTCCCGATGACGCTCAAGAACGCCATCGAGCTGGGCCTCTTGGACACCCTGGTGGCCGCTGACGGCAAGCTGCTGAGCCCTGCCGAGCTGGCTGCCAAGCTCCCGTCCACAGCGAACCCAGCCGCGCCAGATATGGTGGACCGCATGCTGCGGCTGCTGGCCTCGTACAAGGTGGTGTCGTGCACCCTGGAGGAGGACAAGGACGGCCGCCTCTCCCGGCGGTACGGCGCCGAGCCTGTGTGCAAGTTCCTTACCCCCAACGAGGAGGGTGTCTCCATGGCGCCGCTCGCGCTCATGAATCAGGACAAGGTCCTCATGGAGAGCTG GTACTATCTGAAGGACGCTGTACTTGACGGCGGCATCCCGTTCAACAAGGCGTACGGGATGTCGGCATTCGAGTATCATGGCACGGACCCGCGTTTCAACCGCGTCTTTAACGAAGGGATGAAGAACCattccatcatcatcaccaagaaGCTCCTTGAATTGTACAAGGGCTTCAATGGCGTCGGCACCCTCGTGGACGTGGGAGGCGGCATAGGCGCCACCGTCGGCGCCATCACCGCCCACTATCCCACCATAAAAGGCATCAACTTCGACCTTTCCCACGTCATCTCCGAGGCTCCGCCATTCCCGGGTGTCACCCACGTTGGCGGAGACATGTTCCAAAAGATTCCCTCGGGGGACACCATCCTCATGAAGTGGATCCTCCACGACTGGAGCGACGAGCACTGTGCAACGCTGCTTAAGAACTGCTACGACGCGCTGCCGACGCACGGCAAGGTAATGCTCGTGGAGTGCATCTTGCCGGTGAACCCGGAAGCCACGCCTAAGGCACAAGGGGGGTTCCATCTCGATATGATCATGCTAGCACACAATCCGGGTGGCAAGGAGAGGTACGAGAGGGAGTTCGAAGCCCTGGCCAAGGGTGCCGGGTTCGGAGCCATGAAGACCACTTACATCTACGCCAACACATGGGTCATCGAGTTCACTAAGTAG